The following proteins are encoded in a genomic region of Glycine max cultivar Williams 82 chromosome 18, Glycine_max_v4.0, whole genome shotgun sequence:
- the LOC102660577 gene encoding uncharacterized protein has product MPLYTKFMKDILTKKGKYIDNESIVVGGNCSVVIQRKLPKKFKDPGSVTIPYTIGKESVGKALIALGASINLMPLSMCRKISDLKIDSTRMTLQLADRSITRPYEMVEDVLVKVCHFTFPVDFIIMDIEEDTEIPPVLGRPFMLTANCVVNMRNGNLELSIDNQKTLLERALVNKVDCLTSEEEEDLKACLEDLDREDSIPEGEASFEELKSETPSEKKKVELKILLNHLKYVFLEKDETKPVVISNALASE; this is encoded by the exons ATGCCGCTCTACACCAAGTTTATGAAAGACATCCTCACCAAGAAGGGGAAGTATATTGACAATGAGAGTATTGTGGTAGGAGGCAACTGCAGTGTGGTGATACAGAGGAAGCTACCAAAGAAATTTAAGGACCCCGGGAGTGTGACTATCCCTTACACCATAGGGAAGGAGTCAGTAGGAAAGGCCCTCATTGCCTTAGGGGCAAGCATAAACCTGATGCCCCTATCAATGTGCAGAAAAATTAGTGATCTGAAGATAGACTCTACCAGGATGACACTTCAGCTAGCAGACCGCTCAATCACAAGACCATATGAGATGGTAGAAGATGTCCTAGTCAAAGTCTGCCACTTTACTTTTCCGGTGGACTTTATCATTATGGATATCGAAGAAGACACGGAGATTCCTCCTGTCTTAGGCAGACCTTTCATGCTGACTGCCAACTGTGTGGTAAACATGAGGAATGGAAATTTGGAGTTGAGCATTGACAATCAGAAG ACTTTGCTGGAGAGAGCTTTGGTAAATAAGGTAGACTGCCTAaccagtgaagaagaagaagatctcAAGGCTTGCTTGGAAGACTTGGATCGAGAAGATAGCATTCCTGAGGGGGAAGCCAGCTTTGAGGAACTAAAGAGCGAGACCCCATCCGAGAAGAAGAAGGTAGAGTTGAAGATACTGCTCAACCATCTAAAGTATGTGTTCCTGGAAAAAGATGAGACTAAGCCTGTGGTGATCAGCAATGCACTCGCATCTGAATAA